The genomic segment CTGGTGTGAGGATGAGGGTTGGTCCGACATGGGGATCTGGTGTGAGGACGAGCTTGGGTCCAACGGGGGATCTAGTTGTGTTGTGTTTgactattgtttatgtttaggcAGATAAGTTTCAAGGACACACATAATCCAAGTTTtaaggatttttttttatttgaaatcaTCAAATGCtgcgatttttttttcaaatggtcGGGATGGCAGCTACATTTTGCAAAGGAAAGGCACAAATACGAGAGTTCTTGTGCAATTGGGGCAAATCTGAAAGGTAGTTCAGTGATGGTTCTTGTGCGACTGGGGCATATCTAAAGGTGGTTGTACGACTGGGTTTAGAAGCTTGCATCGAGTTGTGAAGCTTGTACTCATTTGTGTTGATGTTTTTATTGGATTTTTGCTCATGATATATGTATGAAGTTGTACTAGATTTTGTTGATGTTTTTACTATATTTTTGCtcatgatttaattatgaaattggATACTGAAGAAATGGATTGGTTTTGTTATGAGGTTTGGATCATGATATGTATGTTGATgaagttgttttattttttaatatgggTTAACAATGACAAACtcatgaataatttttttttttatatttggtaGCTTTTTCAAGGAATTAATTagagggaatttactcatttggtaccctatatttttgcaaagtatcattttggtaccctctgttttcaagaatgctcatatggtaccctgtattttaaaattatacatatttaataccctagactcagatttgatagataaatttttttcaatatgatcaaactgtcatcagttatatgtaattaagtaattaaatttaaatttggaacttacataattgacagcagtttaattaaattggtaaaattttattaattaaatttgagtttacggtgccaaatatgtacgattttaaaatacatagtaccatatgaacattattgaaaacaaatggtaccaaaatgatattttacaaaaatacgaGGTACCAAATAGTCACCTACACTTAATTAAATGATAAATTAGGTTGTGATTTGATTTAGGGTATTAGGCTTAAATTTAATGATAGATTTGATTCATTATGTTAATTTTTAATTGATTAAAGggttataatatttttcaaatattttttattttaaaattaatttatataattttttattcaatatatattttaaattatttaataaattcattaattaataaaacttaagggaattttggtcatatttaaaaagaattttgaccaaaatcgaacTCAAAATACTATTTTGTTCCAATTCGCAAAATGCAAAgtccaaattatcatttaacaaaatagaagATCCCATGAGTAACTTTTGcacaaaatggtatttacccttaAAAATATTGGGCTAAATCCAATATTAATCCACCAGACCAGAGGCTTTATGTAAAATGTTGTCCATTTCTGCAAAATGGAGAACCAGGAGGAGCAGCCAGGCCAAGACTTCGCATCACTTTAATTCTTCGCGAACTCAATTCTTGAGACTTGGCAGACGAGGTTGTATCCTGAGCAGAGTTATTGTCCTCTCATGAGTTGGAAAAAAAAGATATTGGTGTATAAAAGGAAATAAACAAGTGAAATATACTCACAGGGCTTGTACTAGGTAGCTTCCTTTTCTTGCTATGCATCTCATCATGCTTAGGTGTACTCTTACTTGTGGCATCTGGGGTGCTTTGACTGCTTTTCTCAGGTTTTTTCTTCATAACGTTTTGTTTTTCACTGTTCCTCTTTTTAGTTTCTGTAGAGCTTTTGGTATTTCGCTTGAGGTTTTTCCTCGGATCATCTCCATTGCGGTGTTGGGTTCTTGATTTATCTGCACGCCATCATTGCCAACAAAGATTTGTCTTTCGGTATACAGTAACACAGATTGATTGTCCAACAAAATGTCAATCCTATTCCtacataatgaaaataaataaataaccttcGGATTTGGATTTGTGCTTCTTTGATTCACCAGTTTTTAAGCAAGCAACCTCCTGTATCCAAATTAAATTTATACAAAACCATCAAATGCAAGGCATAATGCAACTGTACTGTACTACATGTGTGACATTCAATATCATCCTGTACAAATGAAACATAATGTTTTACCAATGCCAAAgctttcaaaaatatttttccaTGAGAATTGTTGTTCTGCTTAAGTACCTGAAAAGTCAAGGATTCAAAATGTAAGGCATAGATTTGGTGTCAAGACATAGTCAAGTGTCAAACAAGTTCAAATCAGCATAAAGAGAGAGTATGCCGCATCAAAAACTTACTGTGTCGAACTCAGAAATAAATTTGGTTGGATCGACATACAAACTGCAAGAGACACAAGAAAATATTGATTTCTAGCCATAGGACAAACAAGAAGAAACCCATCAGAGAAAGTGAAAAAGGTACTTACTAAGTATAAGTTCCATAAAGCCTAACAAGAACTTCCCCCGCTGATCTGTTGCCTGGCTTACTAGTTTCACTTATGAGATTCTCATCAACAACCTACCATGATAAAAATACATCAATCATTGGTTTAACAAATACAAAATATTATTCAATGGCTGACCCAAATTAAGAATCACACATGAACTAACTAGAGCACCAAACATACCTGTCCAGGCCACCACGAGCCTCCACGGTTCTTGACCCAAATTATATCTGAAGGATTAATTCTGACCTTTTTCCCCCAGTGATTAACTGCTACTTCCTTTGTGCTTTCCTTGCTAACATGATTTCTCCCATTTGCAAAATCTTTATTCTTCATTGTTTGCCTTTGTTTATTGGGAACCCAGTAAGAAAACCACACAAACACAGTACAAGAGTAAGTTGATTCAAGAGGCTACTCCCCTCTACCAAGCAAACTACCAAACTTTCCGTCCAATTTTCTGCCCAAAATCTCTACTGCCCTGGCTGGCCTCACCTATTTATACAATCAACCAGTTTTAACTAACATCAACTAACTGACTAACCCAAACAGCCCCTTATGCACAGGCTCTTATCAGATTCTAActtgaaaaataaatacatagCAAACATGGATTTTACTAATTTATAATAAAAAGTGAGAGAAAAATATAAAGAGTAATGGGATGGAACCAAAAATTGAATAATCCCTTCCCAGTTTCACTAATGACTAATAATATGAAAGAATTGCAAAAATTGAGGCCCTAACTGATAAGTCAACACATAAAAGGGTAGAAAAGAAACTTATTTCCATCAAGTTCGATTACAGCTTAGTAAGCATAACCAGAGTGACACAAACTTCTAGTGGTATACAATGCAGGAGTAAACAAACATCTAATTCTGAGGTTTCAAACTTATTCTTTTAAGAATTGTACGATTAAGAATTAGAGATATTTTGTCTTGAGGTTTCCAcgaaatttaattttttagttcAAATATAAAGCACTAAACTTTAGAGAAGTACACAGTAACCACTGACTATCGTCCTTTTCGTCTACACCATTACTAATCCAAAAATCCGGAGTGTAAATAAATGATGAAAGACAAATGTCGGAAAATCCAAGAGGAACCCAGTTGGTATCTAAGCAAAGACACTCTTAAATCAGCTCAACTCTTTTACTATTCACTAGTTACTAACTTTACTGGAAAACGAACAACAAATATGGCCAAAAACGATGCAAAGTAAAATTACTTCACAATTTCTTAAACATTTTTGGAACTccagaaaaaataaatatatattaaaaaaaaaagtcccaTGAGAACCgtataaaaaataaatgaaacaaGTGAAAAGAATAGCGTGCCCGCGTGCTTGCGTGCGTGCGTGCGTATACATACAAAGAAGTGAAACGCAGAAATGGGGTACTCACGAATCAGGAAAGTATATACGAAAAGAATGGGAATGGGATCTGAGTTGAGTGCTCGGATGAAAGGGGTCTGAACTCGGGAGCCAAACCAAGAACCAGAAATGGTGTGGTTTTAGTAGCGAGGCAACTTTATTGGGCCTCTGTCACTCTGTCAGCTTGGTTTCGATGCCACTCTTAACTTTAATTTGGCTTGCAGCTTCATGTAATTGAATATTAATTTaactttcatttttatttttgatggGACTCCTCGAATTACCCGAAGGTTTCTTCGTTTCAACCCATCGAATATATGTGTTTATCATAGCATATATGTCCTTGACTTTGTATGTTGGTGCGACTTTGTCCTtattattatgattgtgacaaaCTCCTATGCTTAGACCATCTCTCAAAAATTGTGTTATATCGgtcacaaaaaattatatatggtATATTTGAGATAATTTTTAGTATTATGGTTCAATACACTTTTGTAAAAGTTGATGCAAAAATTAATCTATCATCAATgctcatttgatatttattgaaaatattcaaaaataattattttattttatgttttattgttaatagttagatataataataaaatagaaagCGTATCATTTAATAGtgattattaaaaaaatgtttaaatcataaaaatgatacaaaagtaaataaaaaagtgtAAACTTTATGATGATGCAAAATATGCATTATATTATATTGtgtgccaaatttagcacaacttttagcatgtgccaaatttagcacaaCTTTTAGCATGCTATTCGAGTAATTTTTTTGTAAAGTGAGCTATATTTTAACAATGTATCACTAATTTTGGCACTCCATTGGAGAAGCTCTTACATTCTATTAGAAATGGCTACATAGGAGTGTTACGGAAACATTTGGGTATTTGCGCATACTATGGGTACTAATTGAAAAATACCATACCCAATATTCACCGGTCAATTTGGTCCTATTGTTTCCATTtgttccaaaaatacccttggcatTTGTTTCCCActtctctctctctattctctctctctcactctctcgaTCCCAAAAccaaagccccccccccccccccccccccacacaaAAAAAACCCTTAAATCTACCCTATAATCTCTCGGTTTCTCTTTAAAACCCCGTAGGCATTGCTCGGATCTTTGTCCTGCACCTTGGTGCGTCGGAGGGGATGACCGAAGATAGCGAAAACGTCTGAGGGGATGGTCCATACATTGAAGAAGACACCCAGATAAAGGTGAAGGTTAGACCTCAAACCATTTCTTTGATTATATTGCAATTTTTGTTTATGCCAatgttttttgttaatttttgttcATAGGTTAGATCGGGGCTGAGAATATgtaaatctgggttttttttgtcaatttttttcatccacctcgataggcctcgatggtTGTCACCTCGAAAGCTCTCGACAAGACTCGATAAAATTTGAAAATGTATAATTTATATTACATCAATAAACCTCGATGGGGCTCGATAGGTCTCGACAAGGTTTGATGGATGTTACATCCACATGCCTCAATGAAATTCGATAGGTTAGAAAGTGTAACGCCCCacactccagggaccgttacggtgtgccttgtaaacagtgctaaactcgctaattgagtcatttggccaaaatcgtgaactaagtatgattagcggtttagggattaaaaactttggttaggatgtaacgtttcactagaacgtttaatttatacattgggatcccgagaataaagtttcagagtttattacagaaaatatatacaataagccgtcctaggcggcaaaacagggttcaaccctagttccactttaaacctcggccgtggcggacgagcagctgcatatgtacacatcatcacctaaactctccaactcaaggatggtccagcttcctcttgcctttacctgcaccacgtagcacccgtgagccgaagcccagcaagaaaacccaataaagtATGCTATAATGTCAACAACGATCATAGTAACCATtcaagactatcagtccaaacaaataggtgacaatagccaaaagtcacaatactgagcatcgctccttctagccatgtgacgatagggtcaccaaggcttaactgacaagtgatcctttcataagtttgattaggacaggtgcatggtgaatggtcaccaacataaccttcctcccgaccctagagtcatgcaatggacaacgtcccttggccatgtgacaaacagtcaccggggtcatataccttggccataaacatctggtcgtagaccaggcaagcgcttaatagttcttcgaccttagggtcggtctggcattaatgccatagagccattcaatgcatgattctcgacttaagcttgattaggacaggtgcaaggtgattagtcaccaacataaccttcctcacgactctagagtcgaaactatggacaacgtcccttagccatgtgacaaacggtcaccggggtcatataccttggctatagtcatctggtcgtaaccaggcaagcgcttataagttcttcgaccttagggtcggtcccgcattaatgctatagagctattcaatgcgtgatcatcgactttagag from the Humulus lupulus chromosome X, drHumLupu1.1, whole genome shotgun sequence genome contains:
- the LOC133804668 gene encoding uncharacterized protein LOC133804668, which gives rise to MKNKDFANGRNHVSKESTKEVAVNHWGKKVRINPSDIIWVKNRGGSWWPGQVVDENLISETSKPGNRSAGEVLVRLYGTYTYLYVDPTKFISEFDTVLKQNNNSHGKIFLKALALEVACLKTGESKKHKSKSEDKSRTQHRNGDDPRKNLKRNTKSSTETKKRNSEKQNVMKKKPEKSSQSTPDATSKSTPKHDEMHSKKRKLPSTSPDTTSSAKSQELSSRRIKVMRSLGLAAPPGSPFCRNGQHFT